The following proteins are co-located in the Tardibacter chloracetimidivorans genome:
- the coxB gene encoding cytochrome c oxidase subunit II: protein MLEGWPPPIFDPAGPFAGSITTLAWVLLAMAAAVFAVVMAALWIALFGNDRLKARLGGDWVIWAGGIAFPVVVLSLLLFYGLSLTRNLSVAPGADEMRVRVTGEMWWWRVAYLDENGGEVVLDANELHIPVGEPVALELESNDVIHSFWVPRLSGKLDMVPGRRNVMRIQADKPGVYGGQCAEYCGGPHALMGFVVVAHRPRDFAALIQAWQSPPAPAQSAGTARGERLFFSAGCAACHRIEGTRANGLAGPDLTHVGSRRTLGAGILPNNRGTMMGWIGDAQAIKPGNRMPPYHALSGDDLKALAIFLEMQK, encoded by the coding sequence CACGCTTGCCTGGGTATTGCTGGCAATGGCGGCCGCGGTGTTTGCGGTGGTCATGGCCGCGCTGTGGATCGCGCTTTTCGGCAACGACCGGCTGAAGGCCAGGCTGGGCGGCGACTGGGTGATCTGGGCGGGCGGTATCGCCTTTCCCGTGGTGGTGCTGAGCCTGCTGCTCTTTTACGGCCTGTCGCTCACCCGCAATCTTTCCGTTGCCCCGGGCGCAGACGAGATGCGGGTTCGCGTCACGGGCGAGATGTGGTGGTGGCGCGTCGCCTATCTCGACGAGAATGGCGGCGAGGTGGTGCTCGACGCCAATGAACTCCACATCCCGGTCGGCGAGCCTGTCGCGCTTGAGCTGGAATCGAACGATGTCATCCACAGCTTCTGGGTGCCGCGCCTGTCGGGCAAGCTGGACATGGTGCCCGGCAGACGCAACGTCATGCGCATCCAGGCGGACAAGCCCGGCGTCTATGGCGGGCAATGCGCCGAATATTGCGGCGGCCCCCATGCACTGATGGGATTTGTCGTCGTCGCGCATCGGCCACGGGATTTCGCCGCGCTGATACAGGCGTGGCAAAGCCCCCCGGCCCCGGCGCAATCGGCCGGGACTGCCCGTGGCGAGCGTCTTTTCTTCAGCGCCGGCTGCGCCGCCTGCCACCGCATAGAAGGCACCAGGGCAAATGGCCTGGCCGGTCCCGACCTCACCCATGTCGGCTCAAGGCGGACGCTAGGCGCGGGAATCCTGCCCAACAACCGGGGAACGATGATGGGCTGGATCGGCGATGCCCAAGCGATCAAGCCCGGCAACCGCATGCCGCCCTATCACGCGCTTTCGGGCGACGATCTGAAGGCGCTCGCGATCTTCCTCGAGATGCAGAAATGA